A DNA window from Candidatus Izemoplasma sp. contains the following coding sequences:
- a CDS encoding signal peptidase I — protein MKNIKENIKIILSVFVIGVLLLYIVLQLFVPDMTIKVFGFKPYIVVTESMEPVLDVNDMVVTRQFDLDEAEIGDIITFNADINYDGTQEVVTHYIYRIEENSGETIIRTNRYFDDSETVVPDTWQLTEDDVLGTHWFQIPYIGMVTEFLKSTIGLITIIVNVGIIATIVYLIKKD, from the coding sequence GTGAAAAACATCAAAGAAAATATTAAAATCATCTTAAGTGTATTTGTCATAGGGGTATTATTGCTTTACATTGTTTTACAATTATTTGTACCGGATATGACAATTAAAGTATTTGGTTTTAAACCATATATCGTTGTGACAGAAAGTATGGAGCCAGTTTTGGATGTAAATGATATGGTCGTGACTCGCCAATTCGATCTTGATGAGGCAGAAATTGGGGATATTATTACCTTTAATGCAGACATAAACTATGATGGCACACAAGAAGTTGTTACCCATTATATTTATCGTATTGAAGAAAACAGTGGTGAAACGATTATTCGAACGAATCGTTATTTTGATGATTCTGAGACAGTTGTGCCTGATACCTGGCAATTAACTGAAGATGATGTTTTAGGGACACATTGGTTTCAAATCCCATATATAGGTATGGTGACTGAATTTTTAAAAAGCACTATTGGGTTAATCACAATTATTGTAAACGTAGGTATTATTGCGACAATTGTATACTTAATTAAGAAAGACTAA
- a CDS encoding carbohydrate-binding protein, with protein MKVKKTLLALTLAIMVVFSVSSVTDTTYAYWASNVTGNNNTATGTITIGDWAAYPVWDANTSYIAGDIVTYNGMYYEAKKDNIGYEPTITPGWNGRWTEVIVQ; from the coding sequence ATGAAAGTTAAGAAAACACTGTTGGCCCTAACTTTAGCAATAATGGTTGTATTTTCAGTTTCAAGCGTCACTGATACAACATATGCTTATTGGGCAAGTAATGTGACGGGTAATAATAACACCGCAACCGGGACAATCACCATTGGTGACTGGGCAGCTTATCCAGTGTGGGATGCGAATACATCTTATATTGCTGGGGACATTGTTACTTATAACGGAATGTACTATGAAGCTAAAAAAGATAACATTGGGTATGAACCTACTATAACACCTGGATGGAACGGGCGCTGGACTGAAGTTATCGTACAATGA
- a CDS encoding heavy metal-binding domain-containing protein: MMTEARQIATERLLQEADEMGADAVLCFRLQTSQVMGGAAEIIAYGTAVTFKKIMRTQHIMEQKPKLLTIIGLVFEGVAVISMVFFTWILLTFTESKLYALIEVDTTPSELEEIEMVLSFIQTPILVLAIIMAILLVVNLFCLRYYYEESSHMKQPKKSIYIKQLLEELICFLIKLPASYI; the protein is encoded by the coding sequence ATGATGACAGAAGCACGCCAGATTGCCACAGAAAGATTACTTCAAGAGGCGGACGAAATGGGTGCAGACGCAGTATTATGTTTTCGCTTACAGACATCTCAAGTAATGGGTGGAGCTGCAGAGATTATTGCCTATGGAACTGCGGTAACATTTAAAAAAATAATGAGAACACAACATATCATGGAACAAAAACCCAAATTATTAACGATTATTGGGTTAGTTTTTGAGGGTGTCGCAGTGATTAGTATGGTTTTCTTTACCTGGATTTTATTAACATTTACAGAGTCTAAATTATATGCGTTGATTGAGGTAGATACTACCCCTAGTGAACTAGAAGAGATTGAAATGGTCTTATCATTTATTCAAACACCAATACTTGTATTAGCCATTATTATGGCAATTTTACTGGTTGTTAACCTCTTTTGTTTACGCTATTACTACGAGGAAAGTTCACACATGAAACAGCCAAAAAAGTCTATTTATATCAAGCAATTATTGGAGGAATTAATATGCTTTTTAATCAAATTACCGGCATCTTATATTTGA
- a CDS encoding heavy metal translocating P-type ATPase produces MTKKTMRVDGMTCAMCAKTIENTFADQEGVTAKVNVGAGKVIFNYDEAQYSFVDLANMVEAVGYEPVLEESLDDNKKYRKKLRIEIYIAVIFSIPLLWAMFSHIPGFEFVYVPAILTNGIFQLIVSGVVQFYIGKRFYIAAYKSLKKKVLGMDSLVVMGTTSAYLYSMYLLYEQLFVNPSMHPMYYFEISALIITMVLVGNYIEHIAKERTTDALVELVNLGAKEARVIRNDKEQMVGIDEVYLGDKVVVLANEKIPVDGKIIKGSTYIDESMITGESIPVLKDENSDVIGATINLREKIVIEATKVGANTMLAQIIQTVEDAASEKPPIQRTADKIAAYFVPMVVSIAIINFIVQFGLLGYTFETAFTRTVAILVISCPCALGLATPTSILVGNGKAAQNHILYKGGEFFELANKIEAIAFDKTGTLTNGEPIVTDYLGDESVQEMVYAIEKESTHPISQAFIEFYEKHHSKGTDLEISQYDTIKGKGIKATVNNKKIHIGSTKMVTDLSLDNPFEAESLTLLNQAKTVNFIIVDDKVVALYGVRDEIKDTSKDVINEMKKRGLTPYMITGDNQHVANAIAKELGIEHVYSEVLPHEKADIVKEIKATGKITAFVGDGINDAPALKLADVGIAMGHGTDVAIDSSDVTLMSYDLGLVIKAIDMSKATLKNIYQNFGWAFSYNVIAIPLAAAGYLSMALAAAAMAFSSITVVLNALRLKRYKLPEFEKDNIEERGQNMKLTVSNMTCNYCKMTITNALKAEGINDINIDLDNKIVELDPVDKTLEDIKKIIEDKGYDVEG; encoded by the coding sequence ATGACAAAAAAAACAATGCGCGTTGATGGAATGACATGTGCAATGTGCGCGAAAACTATTGAGAACACATTTGCCGATCAAGAAGGTGTTACTGCAAAAGTGAATGTTGGAGCGGGCAAAGTTATTTTCAATTATGATGAAGCGCAATATAGTTTTGTCGATTTAGCCAACATGGTTGAAGCAGTTGGGTATGAACCCGTCTTAGAGGAATCATTAGATGACAATAAAAAATACCGTAAAAAATTACGGATTGAAATTTATATAGCCGTTATTTTCAGTATTCCACTGTTATGGGCAATGTTTAGTCATATTCCTGGCTTTGAATTTGTCTATGTACCAGCGATTTTAACCAATGGAATATTTCAGTTAATTGTGAGTGGGGTTGTACAGTTTTATATCGGGAAACGATTCTATATAGCCGCATACAAAAGCTTGAAAAAGAAAGTACTAGGTATGGATAGCTTAGTTGTTATGGGGACAACAAGTGCCTACTTATATAGTATGTATCTGTTATACGAACAACTATTTGTCAATCCAAGTATGCATCCAATGTATTATTTTGAGATTAGTGCATTAATCATTACCATGGTTTTAGTGGGTAATTATATTGAGCATATAGCAAAAGAGAGAACGACTGATGCATTAGTAGAATTGGTTAACTTGGGAGCTAAAGAAGCCCGTGTTATTCGTAATGATAAAGAACAAATGGTAGGAATTGACGAGGTATATTTAGGCGATAAAGTTGTTGTCTTGGCCAATGAAAAGATTCCGGTTGACGGTAAAATCATCAAGGGATCAACCTATATTGATGAATCGATGATTACAGGAGAGAGTATCCCTGTTTTAAAAGATGAAAATAGTGATGTAATTGGTGCAACCATCAACTTACGAGAGAAAATTGTTATTGAAGCAACCAAAGTTGGGGCAAACACAATGCTTGCTCAAATTATTCAGACTGTTGAAGATGCCGCAAGTGAGAAACCACCAATACAACGTACGGCTGATAAAATAGCCGCATACTTTGTACCAATGGTTGTCAGTATTGCGATTATTAACTTTATTGTTCAATTTGGATTACTAGGATACACATTTGAGACAGCCTTTACACGTACAGTAGCGATACTTGTGATTAGTTGTCCATGTGCGTTAGGACTTGCGACACCAACAAGTATTTTAGTTGGAAATGGAAAAGCTGCACAAAACCATATCTTATATAAAGGTGGAGAATTCTTTGAACTTGCGAATAAAATCGAAGCGATTGCCTTTGATAAGACAGGAACATTGACTAATGGTGAACCTATAGTGACAGATTACTTAGGTGATGAATCTGTTCAAGAAATGGTGTATGCGATCGAAAAAGAGTCCACACACCCCATTAGTCAAGCATTTATAGAGTTTTATGAAAAGCATCATTCTAAAGGGACAGACTTAGAAATCTCTCAGTATGATACGATTAAAGGAAAAGGTATCAAGGCGACAGTAAATAATAAAAAGATTCATATTGGTTCGACAAAAATGGTGACAGACTTAAGTCTTGATAATCCATTTGAAGCAGAAAGTTTAACATTACTAAACCAAGCGAAGACAGTTAACTTTATTATTGTTGATGATAAGGTCGTAGCGCTTTATGGGGTTCGTGATGAAATTAAAGATACCTCAAAAGATGTTATTAATGAAATGAAGAAACGCGGGTTAACACCGTATATGATTACCGGAGATAACCAGCATGTTGCCAATGCTATTGCAAAAGAATTAGGTATTGAGCATGTATATAGTGAAGTATTACCTCATGAGAAAGCAGATATCGTAAAAGAAATTAAAGCAACAGGCAAAATAACTGCCTTTGTGGGAGATGGAATTAACGATGCGCCTGCTTTAAAACTTGCGGATGTTGGTATTGCGATGGGACATGGTACAGATGTCGCAATCGATAGTAGTGATGTTACGTTAATGAGTTATGATTTAGGCCTTGTTATTAAAGCAATAGATATGTCGAAAGCAACGCTTAAGAATATTTATCAAAACTTTGGATGGGCATTTAGCTATAATGTCATAGCCATTCCATTAGCTGCCGCAGGATACTTATCTATGGCACTGGCCGCAGCTGCAATGGCATTCTCATCCATTACTGTGGTGCTAAACGCACTCAGATTAAAACGTTACAAATTACCAGAATTTGAAAAAGATAATATAGAAGAAAGAGGTCAGAATATGAAGTTAACAGTATCTAACATGACATGTAACTATTGTAAAATGACCATTACTAATGCGTTAAAAGCAGAAGGTATTAATGACATTAACATTGATTTAGACAACAAAATTGTTGAATTAGATCCTGTCGATAAAACCCTTGAAGATATTAAAAAAATAATTGAAGACAAAGGTTACGACGTAGAAGGATAA
- a CDS encoding PLDc N-terminal domain-containing protein, whose protein sequence is MEGLETFIELLPLLIPIILIDVGIRIYALVDLLKPDRIVTINNNKIVWILIIAIVNFGGFIYLLFGRKS, encoded by the coding sequence ATGGAAGGATTAGAAACATTTATTGAATTACTGCCATTATTAATACCAATAATCTTAATCGATGTCGGTATTCGTATTTACGCATTAGTGGATTTGCTGAAACCAGACCGAATTGTTACCATCAATAACAATAAGATTGTTTGGATATTAATCATTGCGATTGTGAATTTTGGTGGCTTTATTTATTTATTGTTTGGAAGAAAATCATGA
- a CDS encoding carboxymuconolactone decarboxylase family protein — protein MKKSRVFKIKEQIKNIYNATKAFVLLKRSKRTRLMTKPLKERIMLAVTSVNGCNMCSYVHTKIALKSGMSSKQIQELLSGDDTKVPEEEAVAVAFATHFADSKESPEKEVIDRIIKEYGNQKATLIFAACQMITMTNGMGIALDDSYHRIKLKGNKESNIVIELLNPLLTMPLFIPLVIYHFIGSLLPGKISFKEIEVH, from the coding sequence ATGAAAAAATCAAGAGTTTTTAAAATAAAAGAGCAGATCAAAAATATTTATAATGCTACTAAGGCGTTTGTGTTATTAAAACGCTCAAAGAGAACACGTTTAATGACGAAACCTTTAAAAGAACGGATTATGCTTGCGGTTACATCTGTTAATGGATGTAATATGTGTTCATATGTCCATACTAAAATAGCTTTAAAAAGTGGTATGTCTAGCAAACAAATTCAGGAATTATTATCAGGTGATGATACTAAGGTACCAGAAGAAGAAGCTGTTGCTGTCGCATTTGCGACACATTTTGCAGACTCAAAGGAATCGCCAGAAAAAGAGGTTATTGACCGTATTATTAAGGAATATGGGAATCAAAAAGCAACCTTAATTTTCGCTGCTTGTCAAATGATTACAATGACAAATGGTATGGGAATTGCCTTAGATGATTCGTATCACAGAATTAAATTGAAAGGTAATAAAGAATCTAATATTGTAATTGAATTACTAAATCCTTTATTAACAATGCCACTGTTTATTCCTCTAGTTATCTATCACTTTATCGGGAGTTTATTGCCTGGGAAAATTTCCTTTAAAGAAATTGAAGTTCATTAA
- a CDS encoding ABC transporter ATP-binding protein, which yields MKPAIKITNLTKYYDDFLALDHIDLTVNQGEVFGFIGKNGAGKTTTINLVLSLLHADDGKIEILGKPIIDKRTYKYDIGYVPDVPVFPHYLTAREYLTYTCDMLEYTVNEKSLIDTLDFVGLKETTKQVGSFSRGMKQRLAIAQALVHDPEILLMDEPTSALDPIGRKDVLDIILKLKGKKTIFYSTHILEDAEKVCDRIGLIDHGQIKLVKSIMDIKNDFIQPMMIIDARNSDKLISSLSALEYIKSYRKHPQGVLVEFTSSIENNTVLKDLMSKDIVITRYVPYLPSLEDVFIEVTS from the coding sequence ATGAAACCAGCAATTAAAATTACAAATCTCACTAAGTACTATGATGACTTTTTAGCGTTAGATCACATAGATTTAACGGTTAATCAAGGGGAAGTTTTTGGCTTTATAGGTAAAAATGGTGCCGGTAAAACAACAACTATAAATTTGGTTTTAAGTTTATTGCATGCTGATGATGGTAAGATTGAAATCTTAGGTAAGCCTATTATTGATAAACGGACATATAAGTATGATATTGGGTATGTTCCTGATGTGCCTGTTTTTCCCCATTATCTTACCGCAAGAGAATATTTAACATACACTTGTGATATGTTGGAATATACCGTTAACGAAAAGTCACTAATAGATACATTAGATTTTGTGGGTTTAAAAGAAACAACAAAGCAAGTAGGCTCATTTTCACGGGGAATGAAACAACGCCTTGCCATCGCACAAGCCCTTGTGCATGACCCAGAGATTTTATTAATGGATGAGCCCACAAGTGCCTTAGATCCGATTGGACGTAAAGATGTGTTAGATATTATCTTAAAGTTAAAAGGCAAAAAGACCATTTTTTATTCAACACATATTTTAGAAGATGCTGAAAAGGTATGTGATCGAATCGGTCTTATTGATCACGGACAAATCAAATTGGTAAAATCTATTATGGATATTAAAAATGACTTTATTCAACCCATGATGATTATTGATGCAAGAAACAGTGACAAGCTAATATCATCCTTAAGTGCACTTGAATATATCAAAAGTTACCGAAAACACCCGCAAGGGGTCCTTGTTGAATTCACATCGTCTATAGAGAATAACACCGTGTTAAAAGATTTAATGAGTAAGGACATTGTCATCACACGGTATGTCCCTTACTTACCCTCATTAGAAGATGTATTTATAGAGGTGACATCATGA
- a CDS encoding 4Fe-4S binding protein, with the protein MNYTVKVDEDKCIGCSICSRICPTGTLKIDRKFKKAYTTDIECDNAWGCLYACPTNALSMTEATG; encoded by the coding sequence ATGAATTATACTGTAAAAGTTGATGAAGATAAATGTATTGGATGTTCAATCTGTAGTAGAATTTGCCCAACCGGTACATTAAAAATAGATCGTAAATTTAAAAAAGCATACACAACTGACATTGAGTGTGATAATGCTTGGGGTTGTTTATATGCTTGCCCTACAAACGCCTTATCAATGACAGAAGCTACAGGATAA
- a CDS encoding heavy metal-binding domain-containing protein, translated as MITRKELITLDYYPNEEIDEVLGYVKGSTVQTKNIGKDILAGLKTLVGEKSILTLR; from the coding sequence ATGATTACACGTAAAGAATTAATCACATTGGACTATTATCCAAATGAAGAGATTGATGAAGTATTAGGATATGTAAAAGGTTCTACGGTTCAGACTAAAAATATTGGCAAAGATATTTTAGCAGGATTAAAGACCTTAGTTGGGGAGAAATCCATTCTTACACTGAGATGA
- a CDS encoding signal peptidase I: MKLFKNVTVYLIYGVLIAYILVSIIIPKQTTDIFGVRFLVVVSNSMEPKINVYDMILIKDVQKDALDEEDIITFEAYIPEVGERHYVTHYLKEINTNSSGDTVYETQGLNASSDTYDEWTDAEGNPVSITYQDIEGVYLFKVPYIGRFVFWLKDPIFLLMLSINGAIFYLLYRQIKHYLYKKEAD; this comes from the coding sequence ATGAAATTGTTTAAGAATGTGACAGTATATTTGATTTACGGAGTACTTATTGCGTATATTTTAGTATCCATCATTATTCCAAAACAAACAACTGATATTTTTGGTGTACGTTTCTTAGTTGTGGTATCAAATAGTATGGAACCAAAGATCAATGTCTATGATATGATTTTGATCAAAGATGTTCAAAAAGATGCGTTAGATGAAGAGGACATTATTACTTTTGAAGCCTATATTCCAGAAGTAGGAGAAAGACATTATGTGACGCATTACTTAAAAGAAATTAATACCAATAGTTCAGGGGATACTGTTTATGAAACACAAGGGTTAAACGCATCTTCTGATACTTATGATGAGTGGACAGATGCAGAAGGGAATCCTGTTTCTATAACCTATCAAGATATTGAAGGTGTATATCTTTTTAAAGTTCCTTATATTGGCCGCTTTGTTTTCTGGTTAAAAGACCCCATTTTCCTATTAATGCTAAGCATAAACGGAGCAATCTTTTATTTGTTATATCGACAAATAAAACATTACCTATACAAAAAAGAAGCCGATTAG
- the mgsA gene encoding methylglyoxal synthase, with product MKIAIIAHDKKKKEMIQFCQKHENILKNHQLFATGTTGHKVMEATDLVIHCYRSGPLGGDQEIGARVANGDIDIILFFRDPLTAQPHEPDVQGLFRLSDVYKIPLASNINTAEMFFKTLK from the coding sequence ATGAAAATAGCTATTATAGCCCATGATAAGAAGAAAAAAGAAATGATTCAATTTTGTCAAAAACATGAAAATATTTTAAAAAATCACCAACTATTCGCAACAGGTACGACGGGACATAAAGTCATGGAAGCAACCGATTTGGTGATTCATTGCTACCGGAGTGGACCACTTGGTGGTGACCAGGAAATTGGAGCTCGCGTGGCAAATGGAGATATCGATATTATTTTGTTTTTCCGTGATCCATTAACCGCACAGCCACATGAACCTGATGTTCAAGGATTATTTCGCTTGAGTGATGTCTATAAGATACCACTAGCATCAAACATCAACACCGCAGAGATGTTCTTTAAAACCTTAAAATAA
- a CDS encoding GNAT family N-acetyltransferase, with the protein MYQFSKCNYNDLEDINRLMASVDVEISNPNIFVSDDETFVKRHIKDDGFILKAMSDDEMVAFLLVRYPKDDPDNLARDIKTIDEEKYEHIAHMESVVVAKDHRGNNLQYKLIVEAEKILENEHIEYSMATVSPINKYSLINFVKADYVVTRVKNKYTDVKRIILKKDID; encoded by the coding sequence ATGTATCAGTTTAGTAAATGTAACTATAATGATTTAGAAGACATCAACCGACTTATGGCATCAGTGGATGTGGAAATTAGTAACCCCAATATTTTTGTGAGTGATGATGAAACATTTGTCAAACGTCATATTAAAGATGATGGATTTATTTTAAAAGCCATGTCTGATGACGAAATGGTTGCTTTTTTACTAGTTCGATATCCCAAAGATGATCCAGATAACTTAGCCCGTGACATTAAAACCATTGACGAAGAAAAGTATGAGCATATTGCACATATGGAAAGTGTCGTTGTGGCGAAAGATCACCGTGGAAATAATTTACAGTATAAACTTATTGTCGAAGCTGAAAAGATACTAGAAAATGAACATATTGAGTATAGTATGGCAACGGTATCACCGATTAATAAATATAGTCTTATCAATTTTGTCAAAGCGGATTATGTTGTTACTCGGGTTAAAAACAAGTATACGGATGTGAAACGTATAATTCTTAAAAAAGATATTGATTAA
- a CDS encoding metalloregulator ArsR/SmtB family transcription factor codes for MQSMDTLKAISNDTKLRLVSLLLENELCVCELEEILNIKQATISRNLSRLKDANVVDVRREKQRGFYYLTDQFLNQHHFVEHIKELRLKELQLEKDYKAFLEHKAVKDENIYVCKAFREVS; via the coding sequence ATGCAAAGTATGGATACCTTGAAAGCGATAAGTAATGACACAAAACTTAGGCTTGTTAGTTTACTTTTAGAGAATGAATTATGTGTCTGTGAGTTAGAAGAAATTCTAAACATTAAACAAGCAACTATATCACGCAATTTAAGCCGATTGAAGGATGCCAATGTTGTTGATGTTAGGCGTGAAAAGCAACGCGGTTTTTACTATCTGACAGATCAGTTCTTGAATCAACATCATTTTGTTGAGCATATCAAAGAGTTACGATTAAAAGAGTTACAATTAGAAAAAGATTATAAAGCGTTTCTCGAACATAAAGCCGTAAAAGATGAAAATATTTATGTTTGTAAAGCGTTTAGAGAGGTGAGTTAA